A single region of the Nicotiana sylvestris chromosome 6, ASM39365v2, whole genome shotgun sequence genome encodes:
- the LOC138871283 gene encoding uncharacterized protein has protein sequence MVQGFRQWHEKFTFALLGYRTTVRTSVGATPYLLVYGTEAVIPAEVEIPSLWIVVEAGIDDDECVKTRLELLSLIDEKRLATVCQKIMARAYNKKVHPQKFEVGQQVLKRILLHQVEAKGKFAPNWQGSFIITRVLSNGALYLTDVQAKYVDMAINSDVVKRYYV, from the coding sequence atggtacaAGGTttcaggcaatggcatgaaaagtttacctttgcattgttgggttatcgcactactgttcgcacttcagtgggtgcaactccttatttgttggtatatggaactgaagcagtgatacccgcggaagttgaaatcccatccctttgGATTGTGgttgaagccggaattgatgatgatgagtgtgtcaaaactcgtctggagctattgagtttgattgatgagaaaagattagcaacAGTATGTCAGAAgataatggcaagagcatataacaagaaggtgcatccgcagaaatttgaagtaggtcagcaagtattgaaacgcatccttcttcatcaggttgaagcaaaaggcaagttcgccccaaattggcaggggtcatTCATcataacaagagtgttgtccaatggtgctttatatttaacagatgtaCAAGCCAAAtatgtagatatggctatcaattctgatgtagtcaaaagatattatgtatga
- the LOC138871282 gene encoding uncharacterized protein has product MPTGRLTKWQILLTEFDIVYVTRTTKKAHALADHLVENPVDEEYEPLRTYFPDEEVIHIDEVEKDENPGWKLFFDGAANMKGVGIKAVLNFETGHHYPVTTQLRFYCTNNMAEYEACILGLRLAMDMRVQEVLDLCQRFRSVEFRHIPRIHNEVADALATLALMLHHPDKAYVDLCIFRSTISMLAVTW; this is encoded by the exons atgcccacaggaaggctcacaaagtggcagatcttgctcacagagtttgacatcgtatatGTGACTCGAACAACGAAGAAAGCCCATGCTTTAGCTGATCACTTGGTCGAGAacccggtggatgaagaatatgaacctttgaggacttacttccctgatgaagaggtaatccATATTGATGAGGTCGAGAAGGACGAAAATcccggttggaaactcttctttgatggagctgctaataTGAAAGGTGTTGGGATAAAAGCTGTACTCAAttttgaaacagggcatcactaccctgtcactactcagcttcgtttctactgtacgaacaacatggccgagtacgaagcatgcattttgggattAAGGTTGGCTATGGACATGAGAGTCCAGGAAGTGCTG GATCTCTGTCAgcggtttagatcagtggagttcaggcatatccctaggatccacaatgaggttgctgacgctttggctactttggcattgatgttacatcatccagataaggcttatgttgacctttgcatattcaggtctaCGATCAGCATGCTTGCTGtaacatggtag